One genomic window of Podarcis muralis chromosome 9, rPodMur119.hap1.1, whole genome shotgun sequence includes the following:
- the LOC114604247 gene encoding ferritin heavy chain A-like, giving the protein MVSQVCQNYHTDCQAAINRMINLELSASYVYLSMSYHFDRDDVALHHMAKFLKEQSQEERKHAEKFLQYQNKRGGRILLKDIKKPEKDEWGSSVDALQSALELEKVVNQALLDLHKLATEKRDPHLCDFLETEYLEEQAKAIKLLGDHLTNLRRLGVPQNGTGDYLFDKLTLGESSCAAS; this is encoded by the exons ATGGTGTCTCAGGTGTGCCAGAACTACCATACTGACTGCCAAGCTGCTATAAACCGAATGATTAACCTGGAGCTCTCTGCTAGCTATGTCTACCTGTCCATG TCCTACCACTTTGACCGTGATGATGTTGCCTTGCATCACATGGCCAAGTTCCTGAAAGAGCAATCCCAGGAAGAGAGGAAGCATGCAGAGAAGTTCCTGCAGTACCAGAACAAGCGGGGAGGACGCATCCTGCTGAAGGACATCAAG AAACCAGAGAAGGATGAGTGGGGAAGCAGCGTGGATGCCCTGCAGTCTGCCCTGGAGCTGGAGAAGGTGGTGAACCAGGCCTTGCTGGATCTGCACAAGCTCGCAACAGAGAAGAGAGACCCTCAT CTGTGTGACTTCCTGGAGACGGAATACCTGGAAGAGCAGGCGAAGGCCATCAAGCTGCTTGGAGACCACCTCACGAACCTGAGGCGCCTGGGGGTGCCCCAGAATGGCACGGGAGATTACCTCTTTGACAAGCTCACTTTGGGAGAGAGCAGCTGTGCAGCATCTTAA